A segment of the Sphingomonas cannabina genome:
GCGAGGCCGACCGACACCCGGACCTCAGCTATGCCGCGACCATCCACCACGGCATCCGGATCGAGGATTTCCCCTTCGATCCGGTGGGCGGTCCCGATCTCGTCTTCTTCGGCCGCATCCACCCCGACAAGGGCGCCGGCGAAGCGATCCGCGCCGCGCTCGCCTCGGGGCACAAGCTGAGGATGGCGGGCATCGTGCAGGACCAGAGCTATCACGAGCGCGAGGTCGCCCCATTCGTCGACGGCGATCGCGTGATCCATCTCGGCGTCGTCGGGGGCGCCGATCGCGCGCGGACGCTGGGAGGGGCGAAGGCGCTGCTCCACCTCATCGGCTTCGAGGAGCCGTTCGGCCTGTCGGTCGTCGAGGCGCTCGCCTGCGGCACGCCGGTGATCGCCTATCCGCGGGGATCGATGCCGGAGCTGATCGAGGACGGGGTGACCGGCTTCCTCGTCCGCGATCTCGACGAGGCCGTCGCGGCGATCGGGCGGATCGGCGAGATCGACCGCACTGCCTGCCGCCGGGCGGCGGAGGAGCGCTTCTCGGTCGACCGGATGGCGGATGAGTATCTGGCGCTGTATTGGCGGATCCTCGCTGGGTCAGGCGGCGCCTCAGTCGCAGGCCTCCGCCCGTGCTAGCAGGAAGGTTCTTTCGCGCGCGTTGCGGGTCAGCGCCGCCGCAGCCTCGAATTCGGAACGCGCCTCGGCCAATCGGCCGGCCCGGAACAGGAAGTCGCCTCTCGCCGCCGGCAACGGCGCATAGTGGCGGAGAGCGGCGGCGTCGGCGATCTCGTCCACCAGCCGGAGGCCCGCTTCGGGCCCGAACGCCATGCTGTGGGCGATCGCACGGTTGAGATCGACTACGGGCGAGGGCGCCACGACGCGCAGCCGGTCATAGAGCGTGGCGATGCGCGGCCAGTCGGTATCTTCGGCCCGGCGCGCGCGGGCGTGGCAGGCGGCGAGCGCGGCCTGCAGCACATAGGGGCCGCAATCCTCGGCGCCGGCCAGCGCTTCGGCCCGGGCCAGCGCGGCGAGGCCCCGCTCGATCAGCAAATGGTCCCAGCGCCCGCGATCCTGCTCGGTCAGCGGCACGAACGCGCCATCGGGACCGATGCGTGCCGGCAGGCGCGATGCCTGGATCTCCATCAGGGCCAGCAGGCCGAACACCTCGGCATCCTCGGGCATCAGCCCCGCCAGGATACGGCCCAGCCGCTGCGCCTCCTGGGCCAGGCCCGGCCGGACGAGGTCGTCGCCGGCGGTGGCAGCATAGCCTTCGTTGAAGATGAGATAGACGACTTCGAGCACCGAGGGCAGCCGCATCGTCCGTTCGGCGCCCTGCGGGACCTCGAAGCGCAATCCGGCCTTGGCGATCGCCTTCTTCGCGCGGACGATGCGCTGAGCGATGGTCGCCTCGCTCGACAGGAAGGCGCGGGCGATCTCGTCGGTCGTCAGGCCGCCGACCACCCGCAGGGTGAGCGCCGCGCGGGCGTCGGGCGACAGCATGGGGTGGCAGGCTGCGAAGATGAGGCCCAGCAGCTCGTCGCCGAGATCGTCGTCCATCGCCGCGATCGCCTGCGCCTCGTCGTCGTAGCTATCGTCCTGCTCCCGCGCGATCTCCTCGTGCTTGCGTGTCCGCATCTTGTCGCGGCGGATCGCGTCGATGGCGCGGCGCTTGGCCGCCGTCATCAGCCAGGCGCCGGGATTGGCCGGAACGCCCGTCCTCGGCCATTCGGCGAGCGCGACGATCAGCGCGTCCTGCGCCAGCTCCTCCGCACGGTCGATATCACGCACCAGCCGGGCCAGGCCCGCAATGAGCCTGGCCCGCTCGATACGGAAGGTCGCCTCGATCGTCTGGTGCGTCTCGCCCGCGGTCACGCCGCCTTTTCGGCCAGGACCGCGGGCGGGGCAAGCGGGTTCCCGCGAGCGGGATCAGGCGACGCCGAGCTTCCCGCGCTCGCCCTCACGGGGCGTCGCCAGCTTCTCGGGCGTCACGTACTCTGCCAGATCGGCCTCCTCGTAGAACGGCCGGATCTCGATCTCGCTCGGGCCCATCATGGGATTGGGGCAGCGCTTCGTCCAGGCCACGGCTTCATCCATGTCCCTGACCTCCCAGATCCAGAAGCCGGCGACCAGCTCGCGGGTCTCGGCGAACGGCCCGTCGATGACCGTGCGGCCCGGACCATCGAAGGCGACGCGCTTGCCCTCGGCGCTGGGCTTGAGCCCGGCCCCGGCCACTAAGACGCCGGCCTTGACCAGTTCCTCGTTGAACCGGCCCATCGCCTCGAACATCTCCAGCGTCTCGGGCGTGGGGGCCATGCCCTTTTCGCTGTCCTCGGTGGCTTTCACGAACACCATCACACGCATCGTCTGTCTCCTTGTTCTGAGCCGGCCCCTCTTGGCCTCTCATCGGGACGACGAACGAGCTTGTCAGGAATCGACAGCGTTCCGCAAATTTTTCTCAAGCCGCCGAAACCCGCGTCGAAGCGATCGCTCTTCCAGGAAAGCCCGCCGCAGGTTCGCGCCATTTCCTGCTTTACATGTCGTTGCAACCAGCACGCCACCGATCGTTCCCATATCGCCGTGCGGCGGTCGATCGCCTTCATCCTATCAGGTCCCCGGCTGGATGTAGGGCACGCGCGCGAACAGCTCGCGCTGCCATCGGCGCGGATCGTTCTCGACCCGGCTGGCCGTGTCGAAGATCATCGTCGCGCGCGCCTGGAGGTCGTATTTGGGCCAGCGCGGCAGTCCGGCATGGTTGGGATCGCCGGTCCGCGCGAAGGCGACATAGCTGTCCTGCACCGCCTTGGACGCCGCGCGCGCGTCGGCGCCGGTGCCGGTCTGCGATCCCGGCGCGTCGAGCGTGCCGAACGCGAGCGGGATATCCATCGTGTGCATCGCCCCCCGCCGCGGATCGGAGCGCGAGGCGAAGTCGACCTGATAGACCCAGGCGGGCGCGCCGGCGCGGGCGCGCTCCTCCGCCTCGATCACCTGGCCGCGCCAGCTCCGCCCGGCGGTGGTCGCGTCCCACATCACCTGCTCGGGCGACCAGGTGGGATAGCGCTCGCGATATCGCGCGACGACCCATTCGGGCAGGATGTCGATGCGCAGCTGCGGCGCCATGCGCTCGGCGATGTTGCTCCAGTCGAGGCCCTGCATCGTCGGGCTGTCCGGGGCGATGAAGGCGCCCGTCTCCTGCTTCGCGTTGCCGAGGATCATCGGGATGGCGAGCGACTGCGGATTGGCATCGGGCCAGAAGGGGTGGCGCGCCAGCCACTTCATATCGAGCACCGGCCCGAAATAGACGCCGCCGCCGAGGATCGGGTCGGTCGCAGCGAGGCCGTCGACCAGCTTCTCCGCCGGCATCGCCAGCAGCGCGTCAATGCCCGGATCGCCGAGCTTGGCGAGGAAGGCGCGGGTGCGCGCAGTGGCGTTGAGCGGGCCGGAGGCGGTGACCTGCTGTCCGCTCATGGTGACGGCGCGGTGGAACAGGCCCCTGGCCGCCGGCATCCCCATCATCGTCGCGATCTTGGCGCCGCCGCCCGACTGGCCGAACACCATCACGCGCTTCGGATCGCCGCCGAACGCCGCGATGTTGTCCTGCACCCATTTGAGCGCGAGGATCAGGTCGAGCTGGCCGCAATTGCCGCTGTCGGGAAAGCGCGGATCGAGCCGGGCAAGATAGAGATAGCCGAAGGCGTTGAGGCGGTGGTTGACGGTGACAACCACCACGTCCTGCTCGCGCGCGAGCCGGCTGCCGTCGTAAAGCGCGCTCGATCCGGTGCCGGAGGAATAGGCGCCGCCGTGGATGTAGAACATCACCGGCTTCGGCGCGCTGCCGCGCCCGGTCGTCCAGATGTTGAGGACGAGGCAATCCTCGCTCGCGGTGACGCCGGGCACGTCGCCGCGATAGCCCTGCCCCGCCTGCGGACAAGACGGACCAAAGGCGATCGCGCGCACCGGCGCCGGCGCGCGCGGCTCAGGCTCGGGCGCCATGAAGCGCTTCGCCCGGCCGTAGCGGATGCCGCGGAACACCGTCACGCCGTCCGCCTGCCGGTCGCCGACGAAGGTTCCGGCGGGGGCGGTCACCTCGGAGCCCGACTGCCCCCAAGCAGCGCCCGGCAAGGTCAACGCCAGCCCCGCCACCATCACCGTGCGCCGCGAAACATTCCCCTCCGTCATCGTCCCCTCCCCATATTTGCGGATGCGGACGGCGGCGGGTCAGCGCCGGACGTCGGCTCCGCCTTGCAAGGCCTGATCGAGATCGCGCTGCCCGAACAGCGAGGCGTCGCCCGGCAGCGAATGCTTGAGCACGGTGAGCGCGAGGCCGGTGCGCGCCGCCACCTCGATGCTCTCGCCGCGGCGCAGCGCGTGCAGCACGCCGACCGCGAAGGCGTCGCCGGCACCGATCCGGTCGACGATGCCGGTCACCGCCACCTCCTCGGTCTGGGCGGTGCCGTCGCGCGTGTCGATGCGCGCAGAGAGGCGGTGATGGTCGCTGTCGATGACGTGGCGCGCGGTCGAGGCGATCGTCCGGAGCTTGGGAAAGGCGTCGAAAGCCGCCTCCGCCGCCTCGCGCCGCCGCGCCTCGCCGTCGCCGGAGAAGGGCTTGTCGAGCAGCAGCGCGATATCGCGATGGTTGCCGAACATGAGGTCGGCATGGGCCACCAGCCGCGACAGGATCGCGCGGGGATCGCTGTCCCACCGCTCCCACAGTTTGCCGCGCCAGTTGCCGTCGAACGACACCGGGATGCCGCGTGCGCTCGCCGCTTCGGCCGCCGCGATCGCGGCCTCGGCGGGCACCGGCCCCAGCGCCGGGGTGATGCCCGACAGGTGCAGCCGGTCGGCGCCTTCGAGCAACTGGTCCCAATCCCAGCTCGCGACCGGCGCCTCGGCGAAGGCGGAATGGGCGCGGTCGTAGACGACGTCGGTCGCGCGGAGGCCGGCGCCGCTCGTCACGAAATAGAGGCCGATGCGTTCGCCGCTCAACTGGATGCCCGAGCAATCGACGCCGTGCCCGCGCAGCGTCGTCAGCGCGCCACGGCCGAGGTCGTTGTCCGGCACCGCGCTCACCATCGCCACATCGTGCCCGAGCCGCGCGAGCCCGGTGACGAGGTTCGCCTCGGCGCCCGCCACCCATACGTCGAGCTTCGGCGTCTGCAGCAAGAGCTCGCGGCCCGGTGGCGACAGGCGCAGCATGATCTCACCGAAAGCCACAAGCGTCATGCCTCACCTCCTTCGTCATGCCGGACTTGGTCCGGCATCCACCGAGCCGCAAAGACTGCCGCTTGGGGCATAGTGGACCCCGGCACAAGGCCGGGGTGACGATGGGAATGCGGCAACGTCATCGTGCCAGCCAGCCGCCGTCCACTGCGAGGATATGGCCTTGCACGTAATCGGAAGCACGGCTCGCCAGGAACACCGCGGCGCCGCCGAGGTCGCTGGCATCGCCCCAGCGCCCCGCCGGAATGCGGTCGAGGATCGCCTTGTTGCGCACCTCGTCCGCCTGCAGCGCGGCGGTGTTGTTGGTCGAGATATAGCCGGGCGCGATCGCGTTGACGCTGACGCCCTTGGCCGCCCATTCGTTGGCGAGCAGCTTGGTGAGGCCGCCGATGCCCGACTTGGACGCGGTGTAGCTCGGCACGCGGATGCCGCCCTGGAAGGTCAGCATCGAGGCGATGTTGATGATCTTGCCCGATCCCTGCGCGATCATGTGCCGACCTGCCGCCTGGCAGAGGAAGAACACCGACTTGAGGTTGGTGTCGACCACCGCGTCCCAATCCTCCTCGGTAAAGTCGACAGCGTCGGCGCGGCGGATGATGCCGGCGTTGTTGACGAGGACATCTAGCCCACCGAGCTTGTCCACAGTCTCATCCACGACCCTTTGCACAGGTTCGATGGTCGAGAGGTCGGCGGAGACGATCTCGGCGCGCCGGCCGAGCGCGCGCGCCTTCTCCACGGTCTCGCTCGCCGGCGTGCGGCCGACGGCGGCGATGTCCGCCCCCGCCTCCGCCAGCGCCAGCGCGATCGCCTGGCCGATGCCGGTGTTGGCCCCGGTGACCACCGCCACCTTGCCGGAAAGATCGAAGGGACTGGTCATGCGAGCTGGCAGATGTCGAGGACGTTCATGTCGGTATAGTCCTGGTTCTCGCCGGCCATCGCCCAGATGAAGGCATAGGACTTGGTCCCGGCGCCCATGTGGATCGACCACGGCGGGGAGATCACCGCCTCCTCGTTCTGCATGACGATGTGCCGGGTCGCCTCGCCCTCGCCCATGAAGTGCATCACGCGGTCGGTGTCGGTATTGTCGAGCTCGAAGTAGAAATAGATCTCGCTGCGGCGCTCATGGATGTGCGGCGGCATGGTGTTCCACACGCTGCCGGGCTTGAGCACGGTCAGCCCCATCACCAGCTGCGCGCTGTCGCACACGCCCGGGATGACGAGCTGGAAGATGGTGCGCTCGTTCGATTCCTCCAGGCTGCCGC
Coding sequences within it:
- a CDS encoding glycosyltransferase family 4 protein, translating into MRVAMLSSISWRTPPRAYGPWELATSLLTEALVARGVDVTLFATADSLTAGRLEAVVPRGYSEDPTLDAKVQEILHIAHLFERAGEFDLIHNQADFMPLAFSRLVATPMVTTIHGFSSERIVPVYRRYDDRVAYVAISEADRHPDLSYAATIHHGIRIEDFPFDPVGGPDLVFFGRIHPDKGAGEAIRAALASGHKLRMAGIVQDQSYHEREVAPFVDGDRVIHLGVVGGADRARTLGGAKALLHLIGFEEPFGLSVVEALACGTPVIAYPRGSMPELIEDGVTGFLVRDLDEAVAAIGRIGEIDRTACRRAAEERFSVDRMADEYLALYWRILAGSGGASVAGLRPC
- a CDS encoding RNA polymerase sigma factor, with product MTAGETHQTIEATFRIERARLIAGLARLVRDIDRAEELAQDALIVALAEWPRTGVPANPGAWLMTAAKRRAIDAIRRDKMRTRKHEEIAREQDDSYDDEAQAIAAMDDDLGDELLGLIFAACHPMLSPDARAALTLRVVGGLTTDEIARAFLSSEATIAQRIVRAKKAIAKAGLRFEVPQGAERTMRLPSVLEVVYLIFNEGYAATAGDDLVRPGLAQEAQRLGRILAGLMPEDAEVFGLLALMEIQASRLPARIGPDGAFVPLTEQDRGRWDHLLIERGLAALARAEALAGAEDCGPYVLQAALAACHARARRAEDTDWPRIATLYDRLRVVAPSPVVDLNRAIAHSMAFGPEAGLRLVDEIADAAALRHYAPLPAARGDFLFRAGRLAEARSEFEAAAALTRNARERTFLLARAEACD
- a CDS encoding carboxylesterase/lipase family protein — encoded protein: MTEGNVSRRTVMVAGLALTLPGAAWGQSGSEVTAPAGTFVGDRQADGVTVFRGIRYGRAKRFMAPEPEPRAPAPVRAIAFGPSCPQAGQGYRGDVPGVTASEDCLVLNIWTTGRGSAPKPVMFYIHGGAYSSGTGSSALYDGSRLAREQDVVVVTVNHRLNAFGYLYLARLDPRFPDSGNCGQLDLILALKWVQDNIAAFGGDPKRVMVFGQSGGGAKIATMMGMPAARGLFHRAVTMSGQQVTASGPLNATARTRAFLAKLGDPGIDALLAMPAEKLVDGLAATDPILGGGVYFGPVLDMKWLARHPFWPDANPQSLAIPMILGNAKQETGAFIAPDSPTMQGLDWSNIAERMAPQLRIDILPEWVVARYRERYPTWSPEQVMWDATTAGRSWRGQVIEAEERARAGAPAWVYQVDFASRSDPRRGAMHTMDIPLAFGTLDAPGSQTGTGADARAASKAVQDSYVAFARTGDPNHAGLPRWPKYDLQARATMIFDTASRVENDPRRWQRELFARVPYIQPGT
- a CDS encoding sugar kinase, yielding MTLVAFGEIMLRLSPPGRELLLQTPKLDVWVAGAEANLVTGLARLGHDVAMVSAVPDNDLGRGALTTLRGHGVDCSGIQLSGERIGLYFVTSGAGLRATDVVYDRAHSAFAEAPVASWDWDQLLEGADRLHLSGITPALGPVPAEAAIAAAEAASARGIPVSFDGNWRGKLWERWDSDPRAILSRLVAHADLMFGNHRDIALLLDKPFSGDGEARRREAAEAAFDAFPKLRTIASTARHVIDSDHHRLSARIDTRDGTAQTEEVAVTGIVDRIGAGDAFAVGVLHALRRGESIEVAARTGLALTVLKHSLPGDASLFGQRDLDQALQGGADVRR
- the kduD gene encoding 2-dehydro-3-deoxy-D-gluconate 5-dehydrogenase KduD, with amino-acid sequence MTSPFDLSGKVAVVTGANTGIGQAIALALAEAGADIAAVGRTPASETVEKARALGRRAEIVSADLSTIEPVQRVVDETVDKLGGLDVLVNNAGIIRRADAVDFTEEDWDAVVDTNLKSVFFLCQAAGRHMIAQGSGKIINIASMLTFQGGIRVPSYTASKSGIGGLTKLLANEWAAKGVSVNAIAPGYISTNNTAALQADEVRNKAILDRIPAGRWGDASDLGGAAVFLASRASDYVQGHILAVDGGWLAR